AGTCACAAATTCTGGACCTCGATTTTCTCCCTCATGATTAAAAAGAATACCATTTGTGGCATACATATTATAACTCTCACGATAATTTCTAGTGATCCAATAACCATACAATTTAGCAACTCCATAAGGACTACGGGGATGAAAAATAGCATTTTCATCATAGCCTAGTCCTGGACGATTATACTCCAGACCTCCAAACATCTCCGAGGTAGAAGCTTGATAGAATCTAGTCTTGTCCTGAAGACCAGCCAGTCTGATTGCTTCCAAGATATTGAGCACACCTTTTGCTGTGACATCAGCTGTCAATAAAGGATTATGAAATGAATAACCAACATGACTAATCGCAGCAAGATTATAAACCTCATCTGGCTGAACTGTTTCGACTGCTCTAACTAGTGCGCTTAGATCCAAAGAATCCGCAATGACAATATTGAGGAAGGGCATCGCCTTCTGGATATCTTGATATCTAGGATGGCTAGCTTCAAGCTGTCCCCTAAGCGTACCAAATACTTGATATCCCTTGGCATCCAGTAGTTTTGCTAGATGTCTACCATCCTGACCTGCTACCCCCGTGATCAATGCTTTTTTCACTAGACTTATCCTCCATTTTAATCTGACAAATATAACCCACCAAACCACATCTTAGTATTATAGCAACTGAATGGCAAGATTAGAAGTTTGAGTCAATCTCTATAGCTTTTTCCAATTGCCTTAGTAAGCCATTTGGCTCACTTATTCCTAATTTGACTATCTGATCTGCTCGTTCTTGACTACTAGCATTGCTATAAATCCTGAGCTGAGGAGCATTACCAGATGGTCTGATGTGAGCTTTATCCCCACTGTCAAATGATATCCTAACTCCATCGGTCAAATCAATAGCTTGACATTTGCCAAACCCATTCTCGCGACTAAAGACTTTCTCAATCACCCTTCTACTATCCTCGGAATTACTTGAAAGTAAATCTATGATTGCTTGACTACTGGCTACTGGAAAGTTATCGATCAGCCCTACCTGAGTAAAACTAGTTGTAAATCTTTTAAAGTACTGTGAAACAGACTTACCGCCATTGATACCTGCTACCAAGCTAATAATGATTGGCAATACTGCATCCCTCGTCAGCAAGGCCTTGAGTCGGCAATTATCCCCAGTAACATCTGACCCCAATATGAAACCGCCATTAACCTCCCACCCAGCCTTGACTCCCTGGTCTTGGCTATCTTCTAGGCTCTTAATTACATAAGGTGAACCGATCTTGGTAGATAAATAACTAATATTGTTCTTAATGCAGTACTCTACTAATGCACTATTTGAACTAATTGGAAAGACTGCCAATCT
The sequence above is drawn from the Candidatus Saccharibacteria bacterium genome and encodes:
- the gmd gene encoding GDP-mannose 4,6-dehydratase gives rise to the protein MKKALITGVAGQDGRHLAKLLDAKGYQVFGTLRGQLEASHPRYQDIQKAMPFLNIVIADSLDLSALVRAVETVQPDEVYNLAAISHVGYSFHNPLLTADVTAKGVLNILEAIRLAGLQDKTRFYQASTSEMFGGLEYNRPGLGYDENAIFHPRSPYGVAKLYGYWITRNYRESYNMYATNGILFNHEGENRGPEFVTRKISLAVARIRAGKQEYLELGNLDAKRDWGYAGDYVEGMWRILQQDHPEDFVLATGETHSVRDFCVLAFQAAGLTITWQGERESEVGLDQKGIIRIKINPEYYRPAEVDLLLGNPSKAEKQLGWSRQTSFDDLVKLMVDSDIDKLSIT